Proteins found in one Amycolatopsis umgeniensis genomic segment:
- a CDS encoding enoyl-CoA hydratase/isomerase family protein produces MATSSIRVDDEGGIAVVTLQHGKANTLDTEFCQELAIRLEDVQLGGCRGVVLTGTGGIFSAGVDLRRVHEGGADYVEDFLPALSDAFLSVFGFPGPVVAAVNGHAIAGGAVLAAACDRRVLADGPSRIGITELLVGVPFPLAALEILRSGFGADILAELAFLGETHLPEDALRLGLVNEVAAPEAVLPRAIEVAGKLAEIPAAAYAHTKAQLHRPFHERIAEHRTGDDAHVLELWSSPEALSAIKAYVDRVLRRAG; encoded by the coding sequence ATGGCCACCTCTTCGATCCGCGTGGACGACGAAGGCGGGATCGCCGTCGTCACCCTGCAGCACGGCAAAGCGAACACCCTCGACACGGAGTTCTGTCAGGAGCTGGCCATCCGGCTCGAAGACGTCCAGCTCGGCGGATGTCGCGGTGTCGTGCTGACCGGCACCGGCGGCATCTTCTCGGCGGGCGTCGACCTGCGGCGGGTGCACGAAGGCGGCGCGGACTACGTCGAAGACTTCTTGCCCGCGTTGTCGGACGCGTTCCTGTCGGTGTTCGGCTTCCCCGGCCCGGTGGTCGCGGCCGTCAACGGGCACGCGATCGCCGGCGGGGCGGTGCTCGCCGCCGCCTGCGACCGCCGCGTCCTCGCCGACGGACCGAGCCGGATCGGGATCACCGAGCTGCTCGTCGGCGTCCCTTTCCCGTTGGCGGCGCTGGAGATCCTGCGTTCCGGGTTCGGCGCCGACATCCTCGCCGAACTCGCGTTCCTCGGCGAGACCCATCTGCCTGAGGACGCGCTCCGGCTCGGCCTGGTCAACGAAGTGGCCGCGCCCGAGGCAGTGCTGCCGCGCGCGATCGAGGTGGCCGGGAAACTCGCCGAGATCCCCGCGGCCGCGTACGCGCATACGAAGGCGCAGCTGCATCGGCCGTTCCACGAGCGGATCGCCGAACACCGCACCGGCGACGACGCCCACGTCCTCGAACTGTGGAGTTCGCCTGAAGCGCTCTCGGCCATCAAGGCCTACGTCGACCGCGTGCTCCGCCGCGCCGGCTGA
- a CDS encoding S28 family serine protease produces MRKLTAAWSVLAITVLTLAGLTPAAQAAPEDIKQALGRIPGLTVVSENPAPTGYRFFKLAYTQPIDHRRPGAGTFQQRFTLLHKEFRAPIVVYTSGYNVSESPNRSEPTQIVDGNQLSMEYRFFTPSRPDRPDWGKQLTIWQAAADQHRAVEAFKRLYPGKWLATGGSKGGMTATYFRRFFPNDVDATIPYVAPNDVINSHDRYNRFLANVGNDPACRSALKAIQRDVLTRRPEFAALAAADAAKNGYTFTTVGSADISLEISVIDSYFAFWQYQKQSDCATVPKAGAPAAEIYAWFERVESLNTYSDQNLGIYVPYYFQAAYQLGAPESYEDYLRDLLRYPGSNVSRTFVPKSVDIPRFDHLAMPDIDFWVKTQGKRLLFVYGGNDPWGAEPFRLGFGSKDSYSYTVPGGNHGARISQLPAAQAAEATNSVRRWAGLPPVSPGVTTRSVPAGFPDFDADLSLRHRPRL; encoded by the coding sequence ATGCGGAAGCTCACGGCCGCGTGGTCGGTTCTGGCGATCACCGTTCTCACACTGGCCGGGCTGACCCCGGCCGCGCAGGCGGCACCCGAGGACATCAAGCAGGCGCTCGGGCGGATACCCGGCCTGACCGTCGTCTCGGAGAATCCGGCGCCCACCGGGTACCGGTTCTTCAAGCTCGCCTACACCCAGCCCATCGACCACCGCAGGCCGGGCGCCGGTACCTTCCAGCAGCGTTTCACCTTGCTGCACAAGGAATTCCGCGCGCCGATCGTGGTGTACACGAGCGGGTACAACGTGTCGGAATCGCCCAACCGCTCGGAGCCGACACAGATCGTCGACGGCAACCAGCTGTCGATGGAATACCGGTTCTTCACCCCGTCGCGACCGGACCGGCCGGACTGGGGCAAGCAGCTGACCATCTGGCAGGCCGCCGCCGACCAGCACCGCGCCGTGGAGGCCTTCAAACGGCTCTACCCGGGCAAGTGGCTCGCGACCGGCGGCAGCAAGGGCGGGATGACGGCGACATACTTCCGTAGGTTCTTCCCGAACGACGTCGACGCGACGATCCCCTACGTCGCGCCCAACGACGTGATCAACTCGCACGACCGCTACAACCGGTTCCTGGCGAACGTCGGGAACGATCCGGCCTGCCGTTCGGCGCTCAAGGCGATCCAGCGCGACGTGCTGACCCGGCGTCCGGAGTTCGCGGCGCTCGCCGCCGCCGACGCGGCCAAGAACGGCTACACGTTCACGACCGTCGGCTCGGCCGACATCTCGCTGGAGATCTCGGTCATCGACTCGTACTTCGCCTTCTGGCAGTACCAGAAGCAGTCGGACTGCGCGACGGTGCCGAAGGCCGGTGCCCCGGCGGCGGAGATCTACGCGTGGTTCGAACGCGTCGAGAGCCTCAACACCTACTCCGACCAGAACCTCGGGATCTACGTCCCCTACTACTTCCAGGCCGCCTACCAGCTGGGCGCCCCGGAATCCTACGAAGACTATCTCCGGGACCTGCTGCGCTACCCGGGATCCAACGTGTCACGGACGTTCGTGCCGAAATCGGTCGACATCCCGCGGTTCGATCACCTGGCGATGCCGGACATCGACTTCTGGGTGAAGACGCAAGGGAAGCGGCTGCTGTTCGTCTACGGCGGGAACGACCCGTGGGGTGCCGAACCCTTCCGGCTCGGCTTCGGCTCGAAGGACTCCTACAGCTACACCGTGCCGGGCGGGAACCACGGCGCCCGGATCTCGCAGCTCCCGGCGGCTCAGGCCGCCGAAGCCACGAACAGCGTGCGGCGCTGGGCGGGGCTACCCCCGGTTTCGCCCGGGGTGACCACCCGTTCGGTGCCGGCCGGCTTCCCGGACTTCGACGCGGACCTGAGCCTGCGGCACCGCCCGCGCCTCTGA
- the uvrB gene encoding excinuclease ABC subunit UvrB — translation MAFASEHPVLAQSDHRPVTEIPRTGGRFEVVSDYKPAGDQPAAIDELERRVNSGERDVVLLGATGTGKSATTAWLIERVQRPTLVMAPNKTLAAQLANELRELFPHNAVEYFVSYYDYYQPEAYIAQTDTYIEKDSSINDDVERLRHSATMNLLSRRDVIVVASVSCIYGLGTPQSYLDRSSKLKVGEQLDRDVFLRALVDVQYTRNDIAFARGTFRARGDTVEIIPAYEELAIRVEFFGDEIEKLYYLHPLTGDIVKEVDEVRIFPATHYVAGPERMEKAIHGIEAELEQRLAELEKQGKLLEAQRLRMRTAYDIEMMRQVGFCSGIENYSRHIDGREAGTAPATLIDYFPDDFLLVIDESHQTVPQIGGMFEGDMSRKRNLVEFGFRLPSAVDNRPLTWEEFSDRIGQTVYLSATPGPYEMGQAGGEFVEQVIRPTGLVDPKVVVKPTEGQIDDLVHEIRDRAEKDERVLVTTLTKKMSEDLTDYLLELGIRVRYLHSEVDTLRRIELLRQLRAGDFDVLVGINLLREGLDLPEVSLVAILDADKEGFLRSGTSLIQTIGRAARNVSGEVHMYADKITDSMQHAIDETDRRRAKQVAYNEERGVDPQPLRKKIADILDRVYSEAEDSEETVAVGGSGRNASRGKKPEQGDRVRSSGMLVDKDVSGMPRAQLADLIQQMTDQMMQAARDLQFELAARLRDEVSDLKKELRGMDAAGIK, via the coding sequence GTGGCTTTCGCATCCGAACACCCCGTACTCGCCCAGTCGGACCACCGGCCCGTCACCGAGATCCCCCGGACAGGCGGCCGGTTCGAGGTCGTCAGTGACTACAAGCCCGCCGGCGACCAGCCGGCGGCCATCGACGAGCTCGAACGCCGGGTCAACTCGGGCGAGCGGGACGTCGTGCTGCTGGGCGCCACGGGTACCGGCAAGTCGGCGACGACGGCCTGGCTGATCGAGCGCGTCCAGCGTCCGACGCTGGTGATGGCGCCGAACAAGACGCTCGCCGCGCAGCTGGCGAACGAGCTGAGGGAGCTGTTCCCGCACAACGCGGTCGAGTACTTCGTCAGTTACTACGACTACTACCAGCCCGAGGCGTACATCGCGCAGACGGACACCTACATCGAGAAGGACTCGTCGATCAACGACGACGTCGAGCGGCTGCGGCACTCGGCGACGATGAACCTGCTGTCCCGGCGTGACGTCATCGTGGTCGCGAGTGTCTCGTGCATCTACGGCCTCGGCACACCGCAGTCGTACCTGGACCGGTCTTCGAAGCTGAAGGTCGGCGAGCAACTCGACCGTGACGTCTTCCTCCGCGCACTGGTGGACGTGCAGTACACCCGCAACGACATCGCCTTCGCGCGCGGCACGTTCCGCGCCCGCGGCGACACGGTCGAGATCATCCCGGCGTACGAGGAGCTGGCGATCCGCGTCGAGTTCTTCGGCGACGAGATCGAGAAGCTGTACTACCTGCACCCGCTCACCGGCGACATCGTGAAAGAGGTCGACGAGGTCCGCATCTTCCCGGCCACGCACTACGTCGCGGGTCCGGAGCGGATGGAGAAGGCCATCCACGGCATCGAGGCCGAGCTGGAGCAGCGGCTGGCCGAGCTGGAGAAGCAGGGCAAGCTGCTCGAGGCGCAGCGGCTGCGGATGCGCACCGCGTACGACATCGAGATGATGCGCCAGGTCGGGTTCTGCTCCGGCATCGAGAACTACTCGCGGCATATCGACGGCCGCGAGGCCGGGACGGCGCCCGCCACGCTGATCGACTACTTCCCGGACGACTTCCTGCTGGTCATCGACGAGTCGCACCAGACGGTCCCGCAGATCGGCGGCATGTTCGAAGGCGACATGTCGCGGAAGCGGAACCTGGTCGAGTTCGGGTTCCGGCTGCCCAGCGCGGTCGACAACCGGCCGCTGACCTGGGAGGAGTTCAGCGACCGGATCGGCCAGACGGTGTACCTGTCGGCGACGCCGGGGCCGTACGAGATGGGGCAGGCGGGCGGCGAGTTCGTCGAGCAGGTCATCCGGCCCACCGGCCTCGTCGACCCGAAGGTGGTCGTGAAGCCCACCGAGGGCCAGATCGACGACCTGGTGCACGAGATCCGCGATCGGGCCGAGAAGGACGAACGCGTCCTGGTCACCACGCTCACCAAGAAGATGTCGGAGGATCTCACCGACTACCTGCTCGAGCTGGGGATCCGGGTGCGGTACCTGCACTCCGAGGTGGACACGCTTCGCCGGATCGAGCTGCTGCGGCAGCTGCGCGCGGGCGATTTCGACGTACTCGTCGGCATCAACCTGCTCCGTGAGGGTCTCGACCTGCCCGAGGTCTCGCTGGTCGCGATCCTCGACGCGGACAAGGAGGGTTTCCTCCGCAGTGGCACGTCGCTGATCCAGACGATCGGCCGCGCGGCGCGAAACGTGTCGGGCGAGGTGCACATGTACGCGGACAAGATCACCGACTCGATGCAGCACGCCATCGACGAGACCGATCGCCGTCGCGCCAAGCAGGTTGCCTACAACGAGGAACGCGGTGTCGACCCGCAGCCGCTGCGGAAGAAGATCGCCGACATCCTGGATCGCGTCTACAGCGAGGCCGAGGACTCGGAGGAGACGGTCGCCGTCGGCGGTTCGGGCCGGAACGCCTCGCGTGGCAAGAAGCCCGAGCAGGGTGACAGGGTGCGCAGCTCCGGGATGCTCGTCGACAAGGACGTCTCCGGGATGCCGCGAGCCCAGCTGGCCGACCTCATCCAGCAGATGACCGACCAGATGATGCAGGCCGCGCGCGACCTTCAGTTCGAGCTGGCCGCCCGGCTGCGGGACGAGGTCTCGGACCTGAAGAAGGAGCTTCGCGGCATGGACGCAGCGGGCATCAAGTAA
- a CDS encoding DUF5685 family protein → MFGIIRPCRHRLSAGLHADWLAHLCGLCLALRDEHGHLARMVTNYDGLIISALVEAQSPRAEGRRDAGPCPLRAMKGTSVAKGGGAQLAAAVSLVLASAKISDHVEDRDGAFARRSVSLAAKRVATRWADQGSRTGTRIGFDTAVLTEAVDRQGEIERAVRLGDSAVLATEPAELATSAAFAHTAVLAGRPENAAPLAEAGRLFGRAAHLLDAVEDLAEDEAAGAWNPLTATGTGLAEARRLCDDAVLGVELALREVRFAQPTLVHALLVHELRQAVRRAFGHGPQQPPPGWIGPGPRPQQHPHQPYPPQQGGHRPPPPPEGAPGGGGPPQEPPKKKGKHGGGPPVDGQGGGCWVPKFRVPAQPRGAFFGCAVATYMCCSCQFCCRDPYPGPWSGKPHASCDCDCDCCDCCSCCDCSC, encoded by the coding sequence ATGTTCGGCATCATCAGGCCTTGCCGCCACCGGCTTTCCGCGGGTCTGCACGCGGATTGGCTCGCTCATCTGTGCGGCCTCTGCCTGGCGTTGCGCGATGAACACGGACATCTCGCCCGAATGGTGACGAACTATGACGGCTTGATCATTTCGGCGCTCGTCGAGGCCCAGTCGCCGCGTGCGGAGGGAAGGCGCGACGCCGGCCCTTGCCCGCTTCGGGCGATGAAGGGAACGTCGGTCGCGAAGGGCGGCGGTGCCCAGCTCGCGGCGGCCGTCTCCTTGGTGCTGGCTTCGGCCAAGATCAGCGACCACGTCGAAGACCGTGACGGCGCGTTCGCACGGCGTTCCGTGTCTCTGGCCGCGAAGCGGGTGGCGACGCGCTGGGCGGACCAGGGAAGCCGCACGGGCACCCGGATCGGCTTCGACACGGCGGTCCTGACCGAGGCCGTCGACAGGCAGGGCGAGATCGAACGCGCCGTCCGCCTCGGTGATTCGGCCGTGCTCGCCACCGAACCCGCCGAACTGGCGACGTCCGCCGCGTTCGCGCACACCGCCGTGCTGGCGGGCCGCCCGGAGAACGCCGCGCCGCTGGCCGAGGCCGGACGCCTGTTCGGCAGGGCCGCGCATCTGCTCGACGCCGTCGAGGACCTCGCCGAGGACGAGGCCGCCGGCGCGTGGAACCCGCTGACGGCCACCGGGACCGGGCTCGCCGAGGCGCGGCGGCTGTGCGACGACGCCGTCCTCGGCGTCGAGCTCGCCCTTCGCGAAGTGAGGTTCGCTCAACCCACCCTGGTCCACGCGTTGCTGGTGCACGAACTGCGTCAGGCGGTGCGGCGTGCCTTCGGCCACGGCCCGCAGCAGCCCCCGCCGGGGTGGATCGGGCCCGGACCTCGACCGCAACAGCATCCGCATCAGCCCTATCCGCCTCAGCAGGGCGGTCACCGGCCGCCGCCTCCACCGGAGGGCGCTCCCGGCGGCGGAGGTCCGCCCCAGGAGCCGCCGAAGAAGAAGGGCAAACACGGCGGGGGCCCGCCGGTCGACGGCCAGGGCGGCGGCTGCTGGGTGCCGAAGTTCCGGGTGCCAGCCCAGCCGAGGGGCGCCTTCTTCGGCTGCGCCGTGGCGACCTACATGTGCTGTTCGTGCCAGTTCTGCTGCCGCGATCCCTATCCGGGACCGTGGAGCGGGAAACCGCACGCGTCCTGCGACTGCGACTGTGATTGCTGTGACTGCTGTTCCTGCTGTGACTGTTCCTGCTGA
- a CDS encoding DUF402 domain-containing protein, with amino-acid sequence MTALHPPKVEYFDPAAKTNTDPKGVVRDVEEYREEPFGLYMARPAPGRRQFHYLESWLLPDLGLRITDFWFNPGYERDQDFYLDVVDVRREDGVWVATDLYLDLVLRDKKSVEVIDTDELLTAVTTGLISPADGERALGVSHTTVDGLATHGHDLRGWLSTKDVTLAWRRH; translated from the coding sequence ATGACCGCGCTGCACCCACCCAAGGTCGAGTACTTCGATCCGGCCGCGAAGACCAACACGGATCCCAAGGGCGTCGTGAGGGACGTCGAGGAATACCGCGAAGAGCCCTTCGGCCTCTACATGGCGCGGCCGGCCCCGGGCCGGAGGCAGTTCCACTACCTCGAGTCCTGGCTGCTGCCGGACTTGGGCCTGCGGATCACCGATTTCTGGTTCAACCCCGGTTACGAACGCGATCAGGACTTCTACCTCGACGTCGTCGACGTCCGCCGTGAAGACGGTGTCTGGGTCGCCACCGACCTCTATCTCGATCTCGTCCTGCGGGACAAGAAATCCGTCGAGGTGATCGACACCGACGAACTCCTCACCGCGGTCACCACCGGGCTGATCTCCCCCGCCGACGGCGAACGCGCGCTCGGTGTCAGCCACACGACCGTGGACGGGCTGGCCACCCACGGCCACGACCTGCGCGGCTGGCTGTCCACAAAGGACGTCACGCTAGCCTGGCGACGGCATTGA
- a CDS encoding glycosyltransferase family 39 protein, which produces MVIEAEGLRERYGERESAGVAPFARTPVLAIAGAMGAVLAATAGRYGYFGDELYFLAAGRHLDWGYADQPPLLPLLARLMDTFGADSPFVLRIPAMLAMVAGVVLTALIARELGGGRKAQVIAAVTFAVSVQMLGGGHYLATSTIDPFLWTLLSWLLVRWVRTRADGLLLWSGVVTGFALNTKFLIGAFWAVALVAAVAFGPRDLLRRPALWLGALIAAAMIAPTLVWQAANGWPQLTMGVAISEEVSAGWGGRVTFVPTLVMTAGVPVGMVLVCYGLWRLLRSERLRPYRFLGWTALGVLALFLAANGRYYYAAGMFAPLFAAAAVEIEAGQASKYWRWIATWPVYVLAAVIAIPQTLPVLPRSSVASTPAWARPLLADEEIGWREITESVAQAYRAVPDPSGTGIIAAKYWQASAIDHYGPELGLPSPSSPNRGYATLPRPPESARDILFVGNDASVLVPYFTRVREIGALDNRAGVPNSSQGMKIWLATGRNGTWDEVWPRLTDWGF; this is translated from the coding sequence GTGGTCATCGAGGCCGAGGGACTCCGAGAGCGGTACGGCGAACGAGAAAGCGCGGGGGTCGCGCCGTTCGCCAGGACACCGGTACTGGCGATCGCCGGGGCGATGGGGGCGGTACTCGCGGCCACGGCGGGCCGCTACGGCTACTTCGGCGACGAGCTGTACTTCCTGGCGGCGGGCCGCCATCTGGACTGGGGGTATGCCGACCAGCCGCCGCTGCTCCCGCTTCTGGCCCGGCTGATGGACACGTTCGGCGCCGATTCACCCTTCGTCCTGCGGATCCCGGCGATGCTGGCGATGGTCGCCGGGGTCGTGCTGACCGCGTTGATCGCCAGGGAACTGGGCGGCGGCCGCAAGGCGCAGGTGATCGCGGCGGTGACCTTCGCGGTGTCCGTCCAGATGCTCGGCGGCGGGCACTACCTGGCGACCAGCACCATCGACCCGTTCCTGTGGACGCTGCTGAGCTGGCTGCTCGTCCGGTGGGTGCGCACCCGCGCGGACGGGCTCCTGCTCTGGAGCGGCGTGGTGACGGGGTTCGCGCTGAACACGAAGTTCCTCATCGGGGCCTTCTGGGCCGTCGCGCTGGTCGCCGCGGTGGCCTTCGGGCCCCGCGACCTCCTCCGCCGTCCGGCGCTCTGGCTCGGCGCCCTGATCGCCGCCGCGATGATCGCGCCCACCCTCGTCTGGCAGGCCGCGAACGGGTGGCCACAGCTGACGATGGGTGTGGCGATCTCCGAGGAGGTCTCGGCGGGCTGGGGCGGGCGGGTCACGTTCGTGCCGACGCTGGTGATGACCGCGGGCGTCCCGGTGGGAATGGTCCTCGTCTGCTACGGGCTGTGGCGGCTGCTGCGCTCCGAACGGCTGCGGCCGTATCGCTTCCTGGGCTGGACCGCGCTCGGCGTACTCGCCCTGTTCCTGGCGGCGAACGGGCGTTACTACTACGCGGCCGGGATGTTCGCCCCGCTGTTCGCCGCCGCCGCGGTGGAGATCGAAGCGGGTCAGGCGTCGAAGTACTGGCGCTGGATCGCCACCTGGCCGGTCTACGTCCTGGCGGCGGTGATCGCGATCCCGCAGACGCTTCCGGTCCTCCCGCGTTCGTCGGTCGCGAGCACCCCGGCCTGGGCGCGGCCGCTCCTCGCCGACGAGGAGATCGGCTGGCGGGAGATCACGGAGTCGGTCGCGCAGGCGTACCGCGCCGTTCCCGATCCGTCCGGTACCGGCATCATCGCGGCGAAGTACTGGCAGGCCAGTGCCATCGACCACTATGGACCGGAACTGGGCCTTCCCTCGCCGTCGAGCCCCAACCGCGGCTACGCGACGTTGCCGAGGCCGCCGGAATCGGCGCGGGACATCCTTTTCGTCGGGAACGACGCTTCGGTGCTTGTGCCGTACTTCACGCGGGTGCGCGAGATCGGCGCGCTCGACAACCGGGCCGGGGTGCCGAATTCGAGTCAGGGTATGAAGATCTGGCTGGCCACGGGGCGGAACGGGACTTGGGACGAGGTGTGGCCGAGACTCACGGACTGGGGCTTCTGA
- a CDS encoding ArnT family glycosyltransferase, translating to MEAASAAETPTASGTAFARLPVALLAAAAAAVLLATAWRYGYFGDELYFLSAGKRLAWGYADQPPVLPFLALAMDWLAPGNVFVFRLPAVLATAAGVVFTGLIAHEMGGDRRAQTRAAAAYAICGQFIGSGHYLATSTIDPALWALIAWLLVRWMRTRDDNLLLWLGVATAVALNVKLLIATFWVAAGVAILVFGPRDLLRRPKLWLGAGIAAVSLVPTLWWQAANGWPQLEMGDVIAHETTGGWSGRAGFLPALLTGAGLGIGVVGVLYGLWVLLFSAKLREYRFLGWTAVGVIALFILSNGRYYYAAGMFGVLWAGAAVHFGQLKPSSWFRWIPTWPVFLLSALYTLPYALPVWPVTWIAEGRDVPRPAYALEEIGWPDLARSVADAYHRLPPEQRARTTLVTAGYWQAGALDRYGADYGLPAVYSPSRGFWYFGRPPETADSVLFVGPDPARLLRSFTDARIVSHVDNALGVRNVSGGMPIWLVTGHTESWATAWPGLREFRV from the coding sequence ATGGAAGCCGCCAGCGCGGCCGAAACACCGACCGCGTCCGGCACCGCTTTCGCCCGGCTCCCGGTGGCGCTGCTCGCCGCCGCGGCCGCGGCGGTCCTGCTGGCGACGGCGTGGCGGTACGGCTACTTCGGCGACGAACTGTACTTCCTCTCCGCGGGCAAGCGGCTGGCCTGGGGTTACGCCGACCAGCCACCGGTGCTCCCCTTCCTGGCGCTGGCGATGGACTGGCTCGCGCCGGGCAACGTCTTCGTGTTCCGCCTCCCCGCGGTCCTCGCGACGGCCGCCGGTGTGGTGTTCACCGGGCTCATCGCCCATGAGATGGGCGGCGACCGCCGGGCGCAGACCCGTGCCGCCGCCGCGTACGCGATCTGCGGGCAGTTCATCGGGAGCGGGCATTACCTGGCCACCTCGACGATCGACCCGGCCTTGTGGGCGCTCATCGCGTGGCTGCTCGTGCGGTGGATGCGGACGCGTGACGACAACCTGTTGCTGTGGCTGGGCGTCGCCACCGCCGTCGCGCTGAACGTCAAACTCCTCATCGCGACGTTCTGGGTCGCCGCCGGGGTCGCGATCCTCGTCTTCGGCCCCCGGGATCTCTTGCGCAGGCCCAAACTCTGGCTCGGCGCGGGGATCGCCGCGGTGTCGCTCGTGCCCACGCTGTGGTGGCAGGCCGCGAACGGCTGGCCGCAACTGGAGATGGGCGACGTCATCGCGCACGAGACCACGGGTGGCTGGAGCGGCCGCGCCGGGTTCCTGCCCGCCCTGCTGACCGGGGCCGGGCTCGGCATCGGGGTCGTCGGCGTCCTTTATGGACTCTGGGTTCTGCTGTTCTCGGCCAAGCTGCGCGAATACCGTTTCCTCGGCTGGACAGCCGTCGGCGTGATCGCGCTGTTCATCCTGTCCAACGGCCGCTACTACTACGCGGCGGGCATGTTCGGTGTCCTGTGGGCGGGCGCGGCAGTCCACTTCGGACAGTTGAAACCCTCCTCGTGGTTCCGCTGGATCCCGACCTGGCCGGTGTTCCTGCTTTCCGCGCTGTACACCCTTCCCTACGCGTTGCCGGTGTGGCCCGTCACCTGGATCGCGGAGGGCCGGGACGTCCCGCGTCCGGCGTACGCGCTGGAGGAGATCGGCTGGCCGGACCTCGCCCGTTCGGTCGCGGACGCCTATCACCGGCTCCCGCCGGAGCAGCGGGCACGCACCACGCTCGTCACGGCCGGGTACTGGCAGGCCGGGGCCTTGGACCGGTACGGCGCCGACTACGGGCTCCCCGCCGTGTACAGCCCCAGCCGGGGTTTCTGGTACTTCGGCCGTCCGCCCGAGACCGCGGACAGCGTGCTGTTCGTCGGGCCCGATCCGGCGCGGCTGCTGCGTTCGTTCACCGACGCCCGGATCGTTTCCCACGTCGACAACGCGCTCGGCGTCCGCAACGTGAGCGGCGGGATGCCGATCTGGCTGGTCACCGGCCACACCGAATCCTGGGCGACGGCGTGGCCCGGCCTGCGGGAATTCCGGGTCTAG